The following coding sequences lie in one Palaemon carinicauda isolate YSFRI2023 unplaced genomic scaffold, ASM3689809v2 scaffold676, whole genome shotgun sequence genomic window:
- the LOC137637352 gene encoding uncharacterized protein, with protein MERQFSRQELRCYRLFVKNWTAFVKRKNQLHFVQRCWEEHVIPTSFGLSLDNFAGQEFPEHISLFLKDVIEKAKREVETCHKKLRQSSRDLKDLLQSNMFEGARRRAGEVAHARGFSHMSILNNKLNNLLLNSKWDYSSDKVVNLSSTVFNTEQLEVLNLGMDFCVGTTKSDFLDSISNINFFNFNNPSLKLNYLKGLVVDNLISGNIDVLPKRHREALVSLSKNQQIKILKADKGGATVVMDTEDYISKVNSLLSDTNTYEIVSSPPTVTKLQQNFNRSLGKIAKSIPDPQQRATVLSKISSKNPSFPYFYGIPKVHKPGCPVRPIVATCNSPQDNLAEWLALILGGFIGKISDSHLIHSYDFIDRIRNNFDTDCRMVNLDVTALFTNVPLEYVLDNLRAKILEEQLHIPIPLEPFLALVRLCVSTNLFYFNNICYKQLFGVSMGSKLSPILSNLCMEFVEKSILEHCDPHIKPLVWVRFVDDIFFLFKGDDARLQQLVDRANSIVPSIKFTVELEEDNKLAFLDVLVIRDNGLKYPTHIIERAVSKAKRIYYGMSVAYNPNVVKNKKYLSIAYNPKLENTCYLAN; from the exons ATGGAACGACAATTTTCCCGTCAGGAGCTCCGCTGTTATCGGCTTTTCGTGAAGAATTGGACtgcttttgtgaaaaggaaaaatcaaCTTCATTTCGTGCAAAGATGTTGGGAAGAACATGTTATCCCTACGTCGTTTGGGCTTTCCTTGGATAACTTCGCTGGGCAGGAGTTTCCGGAACACATCAGTTTATTCCTCAAAGACGTCATCGAGAAGGCCAAGAGAGAGGTTGAAACTTGCCACAAGAAACTTCGACAATCCTCTAGAGATCTTAAGGACCTTCTCCAATCAAATATGTTTGAAGGTGCCAGGAGAAGAGCAGGTGAGGTAGCTCATGCTAGGGGTTTCTCTCACATGTCCATTTTAAATAACAAACTGAATAACTTATTGCTAAATTCCAAATGGGATTATTCGTCTGACAAAGTGGTCAATTTATCCTCTACTGTGTTTAATACAGAGCAACTTGAAGTATTAAATTTAGGTATGGATTTCTGTGTAGGTACAACTAAAAGTGACTTCCTTGATTCTATCTCcaatattaatttctttaattttaataatccTAGTTTAAAGTTAAATTATTTAAAAGGGTTAGTGGTTGATAATCTAATTTCTGGGAACATAGATGTTTTACCTAAAAGGCATAGGGAGGCCTTGGTTTCTTTGTCCAAGAATCAACAAATTAAGATCTTGAAGGCTGATAAGGGGGGCGCCACGGTGGTGATGGATACCGAGGACTATATTAGCAAGGTCAATTCCCTTTTAAGTGATACTAATACTTACGAAATTGTCTCTTCCCCTCCCACAGTCACCAAACTTCAACAGAACTTTAATCGGTCTCTGGGAAAAATAGCAAAATCCATTCCTGATCCACAGCAAAGGGCTACTGTCTTGTCTAAAATTTCATCTAAAAACCCATCATTCCCGTATTTCTACGGGATTCCAAAAGTACACAAACCTGGGTGTCCAGTAAGACCCATTGTGGCGACTTGCAATTCCCCTCAAGACAATTTGGCAGAATGGCTAGCATTGATTTTAGGTGGTTTTATCGGAAAAATTTCAGACTCACATTTGATCCATTCCTACGattttattgatagaataaggaacaattTTGACACTGACTGCAGAATGGTTAATTTAGACGTCACAGCTTTATTCACCAATGTTCCTTTGGAATATGTTTTAGATAACCTTAGGGCAAAGATTTTAGAAGAACAGTTACACATCCCCATTCCATTGGAACCTTTTTTGGCATTAGTTAGATTGTGCGTATCTACTAATCTTTTTTACTTTAACAATATTTGTTATAAGCAACTCTTTGGTGTGTCTATGGGTTCAAAATTATCGCCCATATTGTCCAATCTGTGTATGGAGTTCGTGGAAAAGAGTATTTTAGAACATTGTGATCCACATATTAAGCCATTGGTCTGGGTCagatttgttgatgatattttttttcttttcaaaggagATGACGCACGGCTACAACAACTAGTTGACCGTGCCAATAGCATTGTACCCTCTATAAAATTCACTGTTGAACTGGAGGAAGATAATAAGCTTGCATTTTTGGATGTTTTGGTTATTAGAGATAAC ggTCTGAAATATCCCACTCACATTATAGAAAGAGCCGTCTCTAAAGCAAAACGAATATATTACGGTATGAGTGTAGCATATAATCCTAATGTGGTcaaaaataagaagtatttatccatagcttacaatccgaaactggaaaatacctgctatcttgcaaata